One window of the Brassica napus cultivar Da-Ae unplaced genomic scaffold, Da-Ae ScsIHWf_2691;HRSCAF=3449, whole genome shotgun sequence genome contains the following:
- the LOC125601927 gene encoding uncharacterized protein LOC125601927 yields the protein MDSTSQVILCVLCLNFSEFRKSQSYLWRPGEHAKVIDHVFKNYFSIDYTDIMHLFLSKEPCADYKEAWKHTRRKNKHEEDKRFKPPDLDQHNHENIPCFILIKEAPPDAAYNPRPSKNRFGIRLLLFDKFSFANLLCLNEFESGFRYASGVWRTQQISSFYITEPISNNAYQRVLQGKTDLRTNLFQERGNDMILDQLTNEENVIMDQLVDEDALAIPEGPNTCSRSKKLNEADGGILKMSRKQEDCLGCSLINQDTLTTIQATPPSS from the exons ATGGATTCTACAAGTCAGGTGATCCTCTGTGtgctttgtttgaatttttctgaGTTCAGAAAATCTCAATCCTATCTATGGCGACCAGGTGAGCATGCTAAGGTAATTGATCATGTTTTCAAGAATTATTTTAGTATTGATTACACAGATATAATGCActtgtttttgtcaaaagagCCATGTGCAGATTATAAGGAAGCTTGGAAACATACAAGGAGAAAGAACAAGCATGAGGAAGATAAGAGATTCAAACCACCTGATCTGGATCAGCATAACCATGAAAATATCCCTTGTTTTATCCTCATCAAAGAAGCTCCCCCAGATGCAGCCTACAATCCAAGACCGAGCAAAAACCGATTTGGGATAAGACTCTTACTCTTTGATAAATTTTCATTTGCTAACTTGTTGTGTCTCAATGAGTTTGAATCAGGTTTTAGGTATGCATCAGGAGTATGGAGAACCCAACAGATCAGTTCCTTCTACATTACAGAACcaatcagcaacaatgcctatcAAAGAGTCTTGCAAG GTAaaacagatttgaggacaaatctttttcaagagagagggaatgataTGATTCTGGACCAGCTTACCAATGAAGAaaatgtgatcatggaccagcttgTAGATGAAGATGCCCTAGCCATTCCTGAAGGTCCCAACACTTGTTCCAGATCAAAGAAACTCAATGAAGCTGATGGAGGAATACTCAAGATGTCAAGGAAGCAAGAAGATTGTCTTGGTTgcagcttgatcaaccaagacacactcaccacaattcaagctactccaccttcaagctga